The stretch of DNA ATGGAGGAGCGAGGCCATGAGGGGGTTTAAGCAGTTAATTCTAAAACTGCaatacgagtgaatctgcagatgctggaaataaaaacacaaaatgctggcagaactcagcaggccagacaacatctatgggaggaggtagtgatgacgtttcgggccgaaacctcgtcactacctcctcccatagatgctgtctggcctgctgagttctgccagcattttgtgtttttaattctAAAACTGTTTGTATTTGGAAGAATGGGATACAATAAAAGCCAGTGAAAACAGCAACTATTTGGATATCAAACTTGATCTTCCAAACTCTAAACACTGAGAGTTATTCCTAACAGACTAATTTTGGGTGAGGGTATCAAAAACAAGCGACATTGGTTTCAGATGAGAAGTGGCTTTAATGAGGATTTGCAGTAcaagtagttttttttaaaatagggTGGTTACTACCTGGAACTTGTTATTTAAGAGACAATTAGACAGGCACCCGAATAGGGAAGACCTAGAAGGATATGGGCAAATAGAATTAGTGCAGACGGGCAGAAAGGTCGACATGGAAATAataggccgaaggacctgtttctgcggTGCATAACGAATGGAACAGGATGTACTTGTTCTTGTTGGAGATTTCTACTGTCGTTTGCTCCAGTTTACAAAGTCTCGCAGACTCAATGGAAATTGAAATCATTGTCGATAAATCTTGGGAAACtatggtgaaggggcagagaaaaTGTAAAGTCCAGGTTCACTAATCCGGCCACATCTTCACCCTTAAACTGGATTCTTGCAAATAAATGTTCACCGGGCCTGTGCAAACCTGGAAGGATcacaggaggggaaaaaaaacatcgCCCGGCTGTCCGTCTCACCGGGATAACTCGTGAAGAAGGAACCTCAATGCTTGGAACAATAAATACTCTGCGCAGGTAACACGGCGCCATCCTCCCTGAAACTCGTCCCGCCGGCCGGCCCCTCTTCCTCCTACGTCACGCGGTACCCAGCGAATCCACGCGAGACTTGGAAGCGACTTGTGACCCAGCAGCCGTTGCGGTTCCTCTTTCCGCCCGAAGCCTGAGAATGGGTACGTGAGCGGCGGGGTCTGTCCGAGTGCAATCCGAGTCAATCCGCCACCTTTGACGGCTCGGGACCGTCGCAATGTCACAGGCCGTGTTCCAGGCAGCTTGGAGATCAGGGCCGGCATTGTCCGGGGGCACAACTCGGCGCTGGCTCTGCTGATACTTTGGTGTTGGACGTCGGGAGGGCCCGGCTGGCCGTCATGGCGGTCCTTAGCCCGCGCCCCGAGCTCTGGGATGGACAGGGCACGGCTGGGACCCTATCAGTATGTGGGGGGCACAGAACCGGGATcccatagtgtgtgtgtgtggggggggggggggagagatttgCGGGGTCCGGCTTGGTTGCGGAGATGAGGGCCGGTTATCACCGACTGTCCCAATAACTCGTGTAATGGTAACCTAGTGAGTGGAACAGCATGTATTGTAGCTCTGGGTAGAGGGAATTCCTCAGGTGATTTCTACCAGGCAACACTTAAGTGCTGCAGTTCGTGGATCACGGCTAAACGTGGCCTCTAGAGAGCTACTGTATGGGTTCGTCCTTAGTGCAAGCGACTCTTGAATTTGGTACTTCAAACTAGGAGCCACCAAAGCCCAGGTGTTACTAAATTGCAAATAATTATAGAACAAATAAAGAGTACAACGGTGAAGGGCAGTGGCTTGGGGTATTGCAGCTGAAGGTTTTATGGGACTTGGTGAGTTGAGATGCACTTCGTGTGTATTTGTTGACCTGTAATGCAGCGGGTATAAATGATGAAACTCGTACATCACTGAATGTTTCCTGTAGAGAATCACCTTGGAGAACTGAGTACCTGCTATTGTGCACCATCAATTTGATATGTTTGCGTGGAATGGTAGTTTGTTAACATACGGTTTGTCACAGGTATATCCCGGAATAATTGGCACAAGCGCCGCAAGACTGGAGGTAAAAGGAAGCCATATCATAAAAAGAGAAAATATGAACTTGGCCGTCCTCCTGCAAATACCAAGGTATCTGTCATAGTTTATTTGTAAATCGTAGCGCTCCCAAGTGAATTTTGGATGCACTTCACAGAGAGGGAATTGGTTAATTCCAGATTCATGCAGTGTGAATGATGACCATATGACTTTATTGATAGGTGGGTTGTTATTGACCGTTCTGGTCACTTTTGCATCCACTTGTGTTTCTTTGTCATAGTTACACTGACCACACTGCCTGGGTTACTTATTTCTCTTTGTGTAGAAATTGAATGTTTTTATATATTAATGTTTTAGAATTGCAGGTTTGCACCTAAACTGTCCAGGGTGTATTTTGGACcattaggtacaggagcagaattgggtcatttggcccattgagtctgtatgtcatttcttcatggctgatccatttaccctctcagcccccaaatctcctgcctattccccatactcaatgctttgactaATCGAGAACCTGTTGGCCTCTGCCCTAAGTATATGGGgaaaaaacttggcctccacagctgcctaggtacaatgaattccacagattcaccattctctagataaagaggttcctcctcatctctgttctaaaaggacacccctgtattctgaggctatccTCTGGTCTTgtattctcccaccataggaaacattctcttcataccactctattaaggcccttcaccatttgataggtttcaatgaggttacccttTATTCTTCtggattctagtgaatacagacccagaacgATCAAGTGCTCCTCACATAAGCCTTTCAATTGCAAAATCATTttcttgaatcctctccaatgtcagcacatcctttcattgATAAGGGTACCAAAATGGCTctcagtactccaaatgaggcctcacggTGCTTTATAAAACCTTAGCATTGCAGCCTTGTAtaatctattcctcttgaaatgcaaGTTGAAATTTACAGCTTCTAAAACTTGAACATGATGTAGTATTTGGAGAGCATGATGCAGATGGGCAGCTTTGGATAGTATATTTATTTAGCATTAAGTGTCAGGACTATTCGCTGTTTGTGCTACCTTGGCAATTTCATTGTCTTTCACtatgtattttgtgatattttACATGCTTGCAGATTGGACCACGTCGTATCCACACAGTGAGAGTCCGTGGTGGAAATAAAAAATATCGGGCTTTGAGGTTGGACGCAGGAAACTACTCCTGGGGTTCTGAATGTAAGTTTTTGTGGGATGTCAGTAGCAGTCTTGGCCTAACTCTTTTGAAGTGTCTCTTACGGTTTCTAAACCAGAGCTAAATCACCTTTCTCTTTGTAGGTTGTACACGGAAGACCAGGATCATTGATGTAGTCTACAATGCTTCCAACAATGAATTGGTCAGGACAAAAACATTAGTAAAGAACTGTATTGTTCAGATTGATAGCACTCCTTTCAGGCAGTGGTATGAATCTCACTTTGCCCTTCCACTTGGTCGGAAGAAGGGTGCCAAACTGGTATGTTGAGCAAATATTTAATACATTTTCATAACCAGTACATTTTGTTTTCTGCTTTTTTGCAATTTTGAAAGTTCTTAACTTTtggcatttaattgcataaaaaGTAAGCTTTGGTCTGTGTTTACTGTTTTTTGTTCTGCAGTGTTTTGCCAGTTCAGTTGAGGTGGGTAGGAATTGTGATATAGACATGTTGATGTAGTAGTTCAGTAACTACTAAATCCAAGATTGGCTTTGAGAGTATGTACCTCTTTGTACATAGCTTCCTATTGAATCCCGCGGTATATCCTAAATTACTTTTGGTGTGATTAAATATCTTAAATGCGTTTAGTGGCCAATTAGAACCAAACCAAATTGCTGCTGTtggcaaaccccccccccccccccaacaacagAATTGTTATGCTTGTACGATGTGCCCTCAGCTCCAATAATTGTTCCAGAACTCAAAGACAAGTATTCAACCCTTTATTTGCAAATACAGTTCGAAATGACAAAATATAAGCATAATTGAGCAGTTATAAAAGACAGGACATTAGTCAGCCCCCAGCTGCAAACTGCCACGAGCAAAGCCTGAGTATGTAACTTATCCTTTCAGTATTACCATGCTCCCACTCGTGACTATTTATCAGaactgggtttattatcaccaacacgtcatgaaatttgttaacttagcagcagcagttcgatgttatacataatatagaagaaaaataaatacactgtaattgatttaattatatgtatattgaatagattaaaaatgcaaaaacagaaatatatatttaaataggTAGTTCTCAGGTTCAATAATCTAtttaggcagaggggaagaagttattcctgaatcactatgtgtgccttcaggcttctgtacctcctacctgatggtaacagtgagaaaaaggtatgccctgggtgctggaagtccttaatggacgctgcctttctaagacaccactccttgaagctactcctgggtacattgtaggctagtactcaagatggagctgactaaatttacaaccttctgcagcttcttttggtcctgtgcagtagtttcCCCTCCCAAcctccataccagtcagtgatgcagcctgtcagaatgctcttcactatatatctatagaagttttggggtctatttgttgacatgccaaatctcttcaaactcctaatgaagtgtagtcactgtcttgtgtttataactGCATCACACTATGTTGGGACCATGTTAGGTcgtcggagatcttgacaccaatgAACTTAAAACtgcacactctccacttctgatccttttacgaggattgatgtgtgttccttcttgaagtccacaatcagctcttccgtcttactgttgttgagtacaaggttgttgctgcgacacaactctactagttggcatatctcgctcctgtatgccctctcatcaccatctgagattctaccaacgatggttgtgtcatcagcaaatttatagatggtataggATCacaccctgaggtgcaccagtgatcgtcagcgaggaggaaataTCACAAATACGCAGATTGTCTTCCGGTTAGGATATTGAggttccaattgcagagagaggtagaggcccaggttctcCAACTTTTCAATCACAATTGTGACAATGGTGGTGTTAAGTGCTGAGCTGTGATCAATGAACAGCataataaatgcacaacacagaatacaatgcacaTACAGAACAGATGTGTGTCTCCTACGGTGTGGCTGAAATGTGGCAGAATGCTATTTGTATACTGTCCTATTCCTGACCAGGTGAAATGCATTGTCCATGGTTACCATCACTACCACATacacatgtcccacctgcaatagaacttgtgggtccaggatgggactgtatagtcatcaaagatctcaccgttaaaggagtggatgtccTTGGATTCCCATGGACAaccaaagaagattcctggctaaTGTGTATTGTGTATTCCATTTGCTATCAACTATCAACTTGGTTTTGAAGTAAAATGCAGAATGCAGGTTTACTGAAGATAATAGTCAACCTGTTTTCAATTCTGGTATTTTATAAGGCTGTTGAACTACAGAAATAGACTAGTTCCTGCAAAGATTTTTGCTGAAATCTAGGCAAATGTCAAATCTGTTTACCTGGATTAAACATATTTGAAAATGTGCAGCTTTACATATAGTTTGATATCTGTTTTGATCATATTAGTGCTGAGTGCAGCTTGTGAGTTTGTTCCATGATGATTGTCCAGTTTGGCTggagaggcaatgggcaggcttCCATTGGTGAGGAAAGGAATTACTTGGGAATGACTTCCAATGTGTACTTTAGTTGGATATAATTCAATAGATTGGATGTGTCCTTCATAGAATATGCAATGTCCCAACTCCCCTCAGCATAAGTTTTCCCAGGATTAAAAGTGATTGCATTAAGCAGCTTTGATATACAATGGAAATCCCAGTGTTTTTCTTGGGGGAGGTGGAATATAGGTTTAAGAAAAATCATTTAATACTGTACAACCATTTTTCTTATTAGTAAGTTGGTATATTGTTACTGTATAGTGGGAAAATGTTTGCGGGCCATAGAAACAttgtttcattacaacagtgcattaagATAGTGGAAGAGAAAAtagaacaatgcagaataaagtgcactGCAAAGCAGTTTGACCATTTCTGCTATAGTTACTGGCTTGTAAGATGAGTGTGTTGTTGATTTCAGACACCTGAAGAGGAAGAAATTCTGAACAAGAAAAGGTCAAAGAAAATTCAGAAGAAATATGAAGAGCGAAGAAAGAATGCTAAAATCAGTTCACTGCTAGAAGAACAATTCCAGCAAGGGAAATTGCTTGGTAAGTAATTTAACTTATTCTTTCATCAAGAAGATTACAAGCTTTGCACATCCATAATCCATGCTAGATATCCTGTTTTTCACTAGATTAGATgactttgtgaatgtaaaggctTTGGTGTACTGCTACTCAATTCTTGAGCGTTGGGTGTGATTTGAAAGCATGATTGAAGGTTCCGGATTCTGCTTAGCTATTGTGCACTTTGACCAGTGCTTAGTCCATCATGTGCATCATTTACTGGAGGTTGATGCCAATGACACCTGAGAATTTGAGGATAAAGTATTGGCAGTGAAGGTGGAAGGACAATTGCTGTTAATAAACAATTTTTTTCTCTAATTTGATCTTGGTGACTTCTTTATT from Hemitrygon akajei chromosome 12, sHemAka1.3, whole genome shotgun sequence encodes:
- the LOC140736879 gene encoding small ribosomal subunit protein eS8 — protein: MGISRNNWHKRRKTGGKRKPYHKKRKYELGRPPANTKIGPRRIHTVRVRGGNKKYRALRLDAGNYSWGSECCTRKTRIIDVVYNASNNELVRTKTLVKNCIVQIDSTPFRQWYESHFALPLGRKKGAKLTPEEEEILNKKRSKKIQKKYEERRKNAKISSLLEEQFQQGKLLACISSRPGQCGRADGYVLEGKELEFYLRKIKAKKGK